The stretch of DNA GACGACTTCTGTTCCGGAAGGATTCTATGGACATCCCTGCTAAGCTCATCAGCCTTACCATTGTTTTATCATAATGGTCAGCCACAGCAATCAGCAACGCTtcaatatcttttttttccattttttaaattttcctctGAATTTTGtcacaaatgaaaatcaaaacaaaggcTAACTGACATAACCCGAAAAATAGGGTTAACCATGTGGAAACACTATTATGGAGTAATGGGGTTATTGGCTCACTCTATAGGTTACCCCACATAGTGTGACTAGACTATTAAGTTCCTAAGTTCATATCATTCTGTATCGTCAGTCCTCATACATGTCACGATCATTCGCATCATACATCACCGCTAACCTTTTTTTACTCGTTTCCCCAGACTCTTTACGATGGCGCCAACCACAACCCAGCACGCTCGACCACGCATAACTAACGGGTACAGGTGCCGCGTTTGCGGAGGGGTGCACGCACTGAGGAAGTGCCAACGGTTCCTCCGGCTCCCGGCGGTGAAGCGGCTCCGCGCGGTTCTGATCAACCTGCACTGTGCGAACTGCCTTGCTCACGAGCATTCCGGACAATCCTGCCGCAGTAAGGCCAAGTGCCACGTATGTAGTGGAAATCTCCACACACTCTTGCACTTCCAAGAGTCTACATCGCCACGCTCGTCACGACCCCAAGGCCGACAGCAGTCACGACCCCaaggacagcagcagcagagagcGGCGTCGACGACGTCGTTGCGCTCATCATCGCCGAAGGAGGTCTCCCCGACTCGAAGCCCTGCTACGGGCCCATCGTGCGCCGCTAACCTGCAGCGCACGAGTGTGAGCATCTTGCCAACTGCATCCATTTTGGTGGTTTTGGTTTGACGTCCGAGCTTTGGTGGATCCTTGCTGCCTCGTGAGTCGCATTCACGCATCCTTGGGTTCTCAACCTTTCCGTCACCCGCGTAGGCGATGAGCGGGTGTGCACCACCGAAATCCGATCAAAGTCGTCGAAAATGACCCGACAGCTGGTAATGCTGGTTGATGACCAGATGCAGACCCGAACTCCGGCCAAGCCCCTGGATCCGAAGGTCCGGGATGGCTTCCCAGATATCACTTTGGCTGATGACAGATGGTTCCACCCTTCCCTAGTGTCTGTTGTTTTGGGAGCCGACGTGTACGCGAAATTAATTCTGCCAGGTATCCGCCCAAGTCAAAACGGACTGCCCACGGCGCAAAGTTCAGCTTTGTGCTGGCTCCTTTCGGGCACGTGCTCCCTTGCTTGATTCGCCACTCTCCCCATTGCGagggggggagaatgttcatGTCGAACTAGTTTCGAATCGCTGGTCCGGCATCTCTGGTAGCCGAACCGGTTAAAAACCATGTAGTCTAAGCGTACGCCATTGTAATTCAGTACGAAATAAAAAGTGAAGACAAGTGAAGTCAACCGCACAACCCCGCTTTTTTCAATTCAGCTTTTGGGAGACCAGGTTTTTTTGGAATTGGCAAGGGCCCGCCCCAACACTATCCCTTAAACATTTAAGCATCCAACTCTTAACAGAACCGTGGAATAACCACAGGGACCCTGAGTGGTCATACCACGCGAGAATCCCGAAATTTATACGCGCCGTAACCAATTTACAACTGGCCCTGCGAGGTCAACAAAACCCTTGACCGCCCTGTATTCGATTCTTTTGGCAGCTAGTCAACCTACTTTGTGTCGTTTCCAGTTATTCGCGGCGTACCCGCCAAATCATGGGCGTTACGTGGATTAGTAATCGCAAAAAGCACGAGCTGGAGACTATCCTCTGTGAGTTCGGTATTACTCCGGGCGGAACGGTAGAAGAGCAGCGTGCTCAATTGGTAGCGTTCGTCCGGAAGCCAGACAATTCTGAGGAGATCCAAGCCCGGCTCCGGGAACTGGAGAAAAGGTTTAGGAGTGCACCCACAGGAGACACCAAAATGCCCTAACCAATGCCACTGGGCCCCGTTCTCAGCGTTCCCGTGCCGCCTACCTCAGCACCGTCGGAGCCACTCACCCTCCTATTACCCATTAGCCCTTCTCCAGCCGAAGGACGACTCATGACACCGAAGACGGAAGAACCTTCCCGCACCGTGATCAAGTGGGTCTTTTCGTTTGACGGAACAACGGACCCGCTGGGATTCATCGAGCACATCGAGGAGCGAGCCGATACCTGCCGAATCGACCGGAAGTATCTGGCCCAAGCCCTGGTTGTATTACTAGCCGGCCGAGCCGAAAGCTGGTTCCGAACCAGCGGCCTCCAAGACGACAGCTGGGACAAAGTACGCCACGAATTCCTGGATTTCTTCCTGCCACCACGCTACTATCAACGGCTGAAGGACGAGATCAGGAACCACTTCCAGCGCCCCGACGAGCCGTTTAAGGAATACCTAGTTGACCTCCGACTACAGATGCGCCGTGCAGAATTCTCCCCGGACCGAGAGCTGGAGCGGATCTACGACAACATGCTCCCGGAGTACCAACTACCCGGAGACAGGATTTCCACACACTCACGGAGCTGACCCACTTGGTGGTCGACCAGGTACGCTTCTGGGGACGATGCGTAGCGTGGGCTGGCCGGACGCCTAGAGCATCCAGTGCCCTCGTCGTCTTCGCCCGATTCCCTGGCCGGCGGTGCATTCGCCGGTGTTCGGCGCGGGTAACCCGTTCCAGGGCGCAAGCATGGATCTCGGGGCGGGGCGGCCTTAGGTGACGGAGCTCGCGGCAGGGTCGCGTCGCTGTCGCTATCGCTGCAAAGGTTAACGATCTCTTGTTCCATGGTGGTTTTCTGCAGGACATTTATAATTAGGGCTTATTTAACTTAAGATATGTATAGATTTCTAGGTATATGAGAAGTAATCTTAGAGTCGGGCAGCAGCTTACAAATCTCCTATCAGTGAATCAGGGCTTATATGCTAACAATGGTCGTTTACAAAGTTTTGTTGGTTTATTCTTATAATCACCCCCTGGAATGCACGGGCTTCCTGCGTCTTCGTGGTCATCGTCTTCGAATTCATTGTTTCCTGGGGAGGATGGAGAATGGAAAGCTTTTAAATCTGCGATATAGGCTAATCGCCCCTTTCGTTTGCCGGGGAGGCGTAACCGCACGATATTGGGAGAGGTGAAGGCCACAACTTTATATGGTCCATCAAACTTGGGTGCTAGCTTAGCCGCAAAGCTCTCATACGCCTTTAAGAGGTGGTGTTGTCGCACCAACACCAAGGAATTCATGGCCGGACGCCACTCCCTGTGGCGAAGATTGTACTGGCGACCCTGATCTTTACTGGCTTTCTGTGTGTTTCCCTGGACGATACGGTATATCTCTCTAAGGTGCTCGGCTTTCTCCGTAGCTGTTTGTGGCACGGTTCCCGTTCCCGGGGTGACTTGGTCGTACCAAGCCTTAGGTAACCGCGGTTCTCTGCCTTGTAGCAGGAATGCAGGGTTATATCCCGTCGAGTCGGAAACATTAGAGTTCAATGCCAGGGTGAGCTCTGGAAGGAGAGTGTCCCATGTGTTCTGTTGGTCACCTAGATACTGCGAGATCATTGTCTTAATAGTTCGGTTCGCCCTTTCGGTTGGGTTTTCACGCGGGCAGTAAGGTCCTGTATACTGGAGTTCTACGCCAGTATCTGCTAGAAAGGTTCGGAACGCTTTGCTAGTGAATCGGGTGCCATTATCGCACACCATTTTCTTCGGTGCCCCGAAGTGACTAAGCACACGTTCACGAAAAGCTCAGATCAGTGTTGTTGAGGTTGCCTTACGCAGTGGTATCAATTCTATCCATTTCGTGAACGAATCGAAGAAAACCAGCAACATAACGTTTCCTTTCTTGGAGCGGGGCAGCGGGCCTACGAAGTCTTCGCACAGTATCGCGAATGGTTCCTCGATGTGCCTCGTGATCATCATGCCGGCTTGCCTTCGTTGGTCTACCTTGAACTTTTGGCACAAAACACGTTTTCGTACATATAACCCGACATCGGGGAACATACCCGGCCAGTAATATTTCTGAGAGATACGGAGAATGGTCTTCCGTACCCCTAAATGGCCTGCTGTAGGCGCCTCGTGGCATTCCTGTAAGTTCCGTTGACGATGCTCGCCTGGCATAGCTTTCATGGTATGTAGTTCTGATCGTCGGAGCGATGTCCTAAGTGGTGAGTAGCTAAGCTCGGCTGCGTCTAGTTTGCGGCTCACGTAGGCAATCACCCGTTCCTGTCCTTTGATTGTCTGGGTCAAAACTCCGCCAATCCCGTAGTTACTAGCGTCGGCTTGAAGCGTAATTTTCTCAGTGATGTCCGGGCATGCTAACACGGGTGCATCTGTCAGAAGTTCTTTGAGCTAGTCAAACGCAACTTTCTGTTCCTCTCCCCAGGTCCACTTTTGGTTCTTTCTGAGTAGGTTGGTCATGGGATAAACCACTGATGCAAAGTTGGGGACAAATCTTCGGTACCAGGAGGCCATCCCTAAACAACGTCGAAGCTCCCGGATGTTTTCCGGCGGGTGTAGATTTCGCACGGCGGCGGCCTTCTCTGGGTCTGTGTGAATACCTTGATTATTAATGACATGTCCTAGATACGTCGGTTTTTGCTGAAAGAAAGAGCATTTTTCTTGGTTGATACGCAAGTTGGCTTCCCGGAGTCGTTCGAAGACCTGACAGAGATTAGTCATGTGATCTTCTAGACTAGCACCGATGACGATTATGTCGTCTAAATAGGCGAAAGCGTACGGCTCCATGTCCGGGCTAATCTCGCTGTCTAGGGCACGCTGAAATGTTGCGGGTGCGGAGTGTAAGCCAAAAGGCATGACTCGTCACTGATAAAGTCCCCGCCCTGGGACTGTAAAAGCGGTGCTTTTCCGGCTGTTAAGTGCCATAGGTATCTGCCAATACCCGTTGGTTAAATCTAACGTAGATATGAATGTCGCGTTTCTAAGTCTCTCGAGAATGTGGTTAATTCTAGGCAAGGGGTATGCGTCGGGAATCGATCGGGCATTGAGCTGGCGGTAGTCTACGCACATGCGCCACTGCCCAGTCTTTTTCCGCACCAGCACCAACGGGGCGCTGTGCGGGCTGAGAGAAGGTTCTATACACCCTTGCTCAAGTAGTGCATCCACCTGTTGATTAATGATTGCCTGCATGGCAGAGTTCTTGGGAAAGTACCTTTGCTTACATGGCTTGTCATCTCGCATGGTGATTGAGCAAAAGTCGATACGCCTGTCGAATTTCTTGAGCTGCTCGCCAAGAAAGTGTTGTACCTGCCGTTCCTGCCCATCGTCCAACGATCGCGGCTCCCTTAATGCTGTCTCAATATCCTTTGGCGTAGTTTTAACGCTGTCGCTTGGTTCCGCGACCTGCTGCGCGTCTGGTTCCTGCGGCTGTTCCGCCTCCGTGATCCGGATTGGTTGAGTCCGGGGGCTCAGCGTAGTTTCTTCTTGTCCTTGCCTTGCTCTGTGTTGCTGGGGCTCCTCTGTTCTTGCGGGTCCTGGTGGTTCAGATGGTTCCGATAGGCGCGTGGGGATTTGTTCTGCGTTGTCCTGGTGCACGACAGGCTTTCCTGGTTCGTAACGGTGTTTTGGTCCGGGTATGAGTGAAGGGTCCTGGTCAGCGCATTTCTGGTCAGCGTTCTCCTGGTTTGCGATAGGTCCGTAATGATGGCGCTCAATGGATGGTCCTCCCTTGTTCCAGCTCATGCTTCGTAATTCCACTGGGTTGAGTCTCGATGGAAGTCGCAGCTTTGCCGTCCCGCAGCGCATGGTCGTGCCGATACTAcatagaaaatctaaaatctaaaatcaGAGGTTCCAGCATGGATAGCATGACGACCAGCGGTACTTCGAGAAGGTCATGCACGAGTGTGATCCTGGCTATAAAAATCTTCGATAGCTCAATCATCGAATTATCGGCAAGACGTATCTGGGTTTACATTTCTTTGAATTGCTGTCGTTCGCCGACTGCATCTGCAAATTCCTGACTTATGAAACTGCGTGACGCCCCGGTGTCTATCGGCTGGCCACCAATTCCTACAGTGGCCACTATCTTCCCGCCTTCGACTCTTAGTGGTGCGTTTATAGGGTGTTCCCTGTCTCGTTGGTCCCCATCGTGTTCCGCACAACGCGAGGACTCGGTCCGTTTCCCGGCTCTGTCCTTGTTCCTCGCAGTTGCCGCAGGCGTTTCTCACGTCAATTCTTTGCGACGGCGTGATAATTCTATTTGATATGGGCGCGGCCGGTTGTCGAGGTCCTCGCTCTGCGTCTGAGTCCCCTGACCGATTTGGAGGGGCCCGGGAGTTCCAAGAGTTTTCCTGGGGTGCCACAGGTGAAGCGCGAAAGGTTGTGACTTGGAGTTTGCGTCGGGTCAGTTCTCCGATAGTTTCAAACTCGTGGCGGCGTATGTACATCTCGTACTCCGGTGAAGCGTTCTCGTAGAGCCTGTCGAGCTCCTGTTTCTCCGTGTAACCCGCATGTCTCATGAGTACGCGGAGATCCAGTGCAAAGTCCTTAAAACTTTCTCCGTCCTGCTGGTCTCGCCCCCTAATTCTATCGTCGAGTCGTTGTAGGTATCGCGGAGGTAGAAAGAATTCTAAAAATTCCTTTCGGAAGGTTGTCCAGTCTGCCCCTTGTAATCGTCAGGTCTGGAACCATTTATCCGCTCGGTCGGTCAAGGGAGTGTCCGTAATTCCATGCTGTAGGACACTGCGCGACTCTCAACCTGCTCGATGAAGGTTAAGGGGTCTGATCGGCCATCATATTGAAGTCCCTACTTGCGAATTCTCTCCGGGGTGCTTGTAAAACCTCTAGAGACATCGATCCCTGGGACTCCTTGAGTCGGCGGTGCGTTTATGGTAATGCCTGGACTACCGGGGCGAAGATTACCGGGGACAAGCAGTGAGTGCATATTCCTATTAACCATTGCACTCGCAACGGAAGCCTTATCATCGGTGGCATTGTCTTTATCCTCGCCCAGGTTTGAGCTTGGAGCACGCGACTTAAGTTTTCCCCAGATTGCCTCGGGCAGCTCTGAATGCTTGACGAAGGTGGCGAAGTTTTTCTGTAGGTCCTCGACGCGGCCCTCTGACTGAAACCCAAACTCTCCGGCAAATGCTAATAATTCCTCCTTGCGACGGGAATATATCCAGGTTGTTCCCACCCCACGAATCTTAAGTCTAATTGGAACACACTCACCAGGATCATTTGCTGCTCCTTTGTTCTGCGCCTGGCCATTTTCTCCTTCCATGGCTGGCATCTCGTctattttttggtttgcttCTGTAGTTTTGATATAAACTTTGTATTGCTCGTTTGTTTTGTTGTGAtggcgaatttttttttttttttgtttgtgttctgGTATCCtggtatttttacttttcactCGTTCGCGTTACTTGTCGGTACTGCGACGTTAGCTTGTGGGCTGCCCCACAAGCGTTTCACTCGCTCGCGCCACTCGGCGTCACGATTCGCGTTTTATGGCGCCACCCACCACGTGGAACTGGGCGCTTATCGAGATTTTCGCGCCAATTTTCGGTGCACCGAAACCGTATTTTACCCTTCCTTTAACCCTGCTCTACAAGGTGAGATTTTCCAAGGATTTTACCCTACAagtccctgctcgggcgccattTGTAACGAAGTTCTCTGGCCGGGGTGAGTCTCAGTCGTGCCAGAGATCCTTACAAGAAATTAGAAATCTTTAGGAGACTGgcttttaaaaaggaaatagTAGGCGAGGGTTCTTGGATCGGGTAAGTCGCGATTGCTGGGACCGCGGCGCACAAAAAAATGGCAGGTTTTTGCGTGGCTAGCCAGAGGAGAAGGGGGGAGGGGAAACACGTGGGGTGCTCCCGCGTGCTTGTACGACTCCTGATTATGTAAAGTCTATATCTGGCAAGGATCGGGCGTTCTCTGGGGGTACCAGGTATTACCGGAGCCACGCctgaaaggaaaagaaaagggGGATGTGTTTCCAACAGGGGCACGCCGGTGTTCTCTGGGAGTACCAGGTATTACCGTAGCCACGCCTGAATGGGAGAGAAAAGGGGGATGTGTCTCCAACAGTGGGCACGCTGGTGATCTCTGGGAGTACCAGGTATTACCGTAGCCACGCCTGAATGGGAGAGAAAAGGCGGGTGTGTCTCCAACAGGGGCACGCCGGTGTTCTCTGGGAGTACCAGGTATTACCGTAGCCACGCCTGAATGGGAGAGAAAAGGGGGATGTGTCTCCAACAGTGGGCACGCTGGTGATCTCTGGGAGTACCAGGTATTACCGTAGCCACGCCTGAATGGGAGAGAAAAGGCGGGTGTGTCTCCAACAGGGGCACGCCGGTGATCTCTAGGAGTACCAGGTGTTACCGTAGCTGCGTCTGAATGGGAGAGAAAAGGGGGGATGGGTTTCCAACAGGGGCACGCCGGCGTTCTCTGGCAGTTCCAGGTATTACCGTAGCCAGGCCTGAAAGAACACTAACTACGGGTTCAGGAAGGATTAGGGTTATTTTTCAAAGAACTACACTGTTACCGAATACACGCAGGTTATGTGGGTTATATTTCAGCAGTTTCACTTTATTTTCTTATCCTGTTTTATTTCCCTGCTGCTGCACCGAGTTCTTAGTATCTAAGCCACGCGCGTTGATTCacaagttattatttttacccaGTTGCGAAGCACACGTTTGCTTCCTTCAGCGTTCAGGAACCAAGAACGCGAATGATTTTGATTGATCCGGGACATCAACTCGTTTTGGGTTGCCACCCGTCGAAGTATCGAGCAATGTCGGTCATCGACTCATGGCACTCGAGCGGGGATGGCCATCGATAGTCAATCTGGCCACCTGGCGGTTTGATCGCGTAGCGATCTGGCGAAGTTTTGCGATCTGGCAACGTGTCAAACTGGCAGCGTGTTGATCAGGTAACGCCGTTTAAATGGCAACGTTGTTTAGGGCGCGCTtaggtttaaatttaatattgttaatcgATAACACTTCATGGATTTCTCTTAAACCTAGTAACAAAATAACGATGTCACAGGAGCCTTCGGGGCTATTGAAAAGGAATCAGAAAAAGTAGGACTAGCAGTGAATAGGGAGAAAACAAAGTTTATGGTGTGCTCTAGCAGAGAATAGCGGCGTCTTGATTCTCAGCTGACTGCAGAGAACTATAGCTTTGGGTCCCTCAAGGAGTTCATCTACCTAGGCACTGCTATAACAAGCACAAATGATGTCAGTCTGGAGATTAAGCGGAGAATAACACTTGCCAACAGGTGTTACTTTGGATCAGTAGGCAGTTCAATAGTAGAGCTCTGTCTCGACGCATAAAAACCACACTCTACAAGACGCTCATTCTTCCAGTACTTCTATGTGGTGGTTGTCATGgccatataataattaatattaatatccaAAAGGGGAAAGGGACCCGGGCCAGATCCAAAACGAACGAAACATCAAGCCAATCCTGAAAGAAAACAAAGTCAAAATTTATACACAGTCAATCCTCGAGACACCCCGGGGCCGGCGGCGTGCCCTACGGGGTGGGCCAAGAACCCGTGGTCGGAGAAGGACGACGCGGGAGAGAGCGACGCGAGCGGCGGAGGCGGAGAGATCGACGGCGGAGACGAGATCGACGGCGGAGACGGAGAGGCGATCGACGCGGAAGACGGCGAGGCGAACGACGGCGGAGCAACCGGCGGCGGAGACGACGGTCAGGAGCCCGGGCCAAACACGTGGCGGCCACCGAGAGCGCCGACACCGCGGGGGCACCCGTTGTTGGAGTCGGAGGAAGAAGTGACGACGAGCAAGGGGCAGGCGAGGGGCAGCCCGTATACCTGCAGTGGCAAACTTCGACGTCGGTGGGGGAGTGATGGTGCAGCGAGGCGGCGCTACCGCGACCAATGGGTCCAAGGGGGGATCCGGGTCCTGAAGGACCAATCCTAATAAAGTCCAGCGGTAGCTGGAAAGAAAGCACACAAATGTACACTTTTCGGATTGGGAAAATGGGATAGATATCAAAACTTACCATTAGcaggaaaaaacaagaaaggaagttagcttcgaccagccgaagtttatatacccttgcaggtatgcctacttaaaatgttgtttttatattttcaaaaatcaaaacgcctactttctgcaaagttacaatagtttttctattatttttttgattattcctatgggagccataagatatagtggtttgatccggctcgttccgacatatgtactacctgcaatagaaagaaggcttttgggaaagtttcatcgggatagctttaaaactgagggactagttcgcatagaaacggacagactgacagacggacatggctagatggactcggctattgatgctgatcaataatatatatactttatgtggtcggaaacgtctccttcactgcgttgcaaacatctgactgaaattataataccctctgcaagggcataaaaagagaaaacaaaacgaaaacacGAGGCAAAGAAAATGCTAAAGATGGAACTGGAGATCGGAAAAACGCCGATAGGGGACCGATACCGTAGGAGGGTCACAccatgtaaaatattaaatactaaaTGGTGGGGAACTCGGATAAAGATATCGAGCGAAGACACGAACTGAGATAGAAGACCATCCGTGGTGATCTTGCCACTCGAGCGGAGAAGCGCGGGGTTTTAAAGGGATGGCGGGAAATGAGAGTCAAGTGGGATGGCGGACTACGAGAACTGGTGAAGGAGCGAAGAGCCGAGCAGCGTCGAGAGTCAGCAAGATTTGTTACCTTATAAGGGCATGAAAGGGGGCCCAAGCGCTGCGGACCCAAGTTTGTTACCTTATTTGGTCATGAATGACGATTGAGACCCGTTAATCGGGACCACCGGCGATACCATTGGTGGAGGAtcacgtgatggaaagttaccCGGCAGAAGATGGCGGCGGGCCGGGTATATAAGGAGGGCCGCGGCGGCTGGAGGGTTTCTTAGTGCGTAAGCGCGAGTCGGTACGGCATAGCCGAGAAAGCGTCCACGGAGTAGGCGCAATAGCCCAGGAGAAGAGTAATTTAACGGAGGTGTCAAATCCTTCCCGGAGGACACCTGTCAGCCCAGTCCGGCAATCGAAGGCCTTCCCCAAGCCGAGTCGTTGGACCGGCGAACCACGGGATCGGACAGTGACCAAGCTGTGCGCGCTAGTCGCCCAGTCGACCGTTTTCGCCGACGAGGCCGGCGAGTGTCACAGCCAGCGGAGGCACTGACGACCGAGTTGGTCAAAGGCATCCCAATCGGAGCTTAGGACGACGTCCTAGCGAACCGGTCGGAGCGGACGCACGGGGAAGGCGACACCGGAGTGGACCCCTGGAGGAAGAGCGGAGTTACGGAAATCACGGGGAGCGGAAAGTGGTGTGGTGGCATGAATAAGCTGAAATAAAGGCACTTTTGTGAAATGGATATTATTGTGTTCTCATTCGGGGTACTGCTACGTGTTTAAATTCGTGGACCGAGTCCAACCAATCCCCTGAGCTAGCTCAGCAACCTCGGGGCGATCAGGGATCGTTACAacgtgaattttgaaaaagtaccctctcattgaaaatctgaatctccgcttgtagttttttagtttttaaaatatcgaatttttttaacaaggcctcggcttttttctatgaaaaaacgtcgcagcatgtaggTCTACTCTTTCACTCTTttcggatccttatggaattcatgtttgctcatcgtttactagtcctttaacaatttttaatgattaaaagttaacttttaagtgttttgacaatttctgaatgacaaaaagtataaactaattttttaatctattaaaaacttacaattatttatttaaccggccatttaataaacaataattttaatattttttatttattatttttttgtattatgtaaATTATTGGACTGATTTATTTTCACACTCGACGACAGGCTGTCGCCGTGACATCTCGGTTCCCCTTAAAGCTACAAAACGCACTCGACGACATTGACAACAGCTACAGCTAACAGCtacaaaactacaaaaaaaataatcgcaATTGTTGTTCATCAGGGCTAGGCTTGTAGTTGTCGCTTCTGTGTTGTTTCCCTGTAGCTGGTGAGAGGGGCATGTGAACTCGATCGCCTTCTCAGTACCTGGTTCTGCCACCAAAGGGCGTTCTTCACGGCACTCATCCGAATTCCCCAGCAAGCATTGCGATCGTTCCCCCTCTGTACCTCGTTCTGCC from Drosophila takahashii strain IR98-3 E-12201 chromosome 2R, DtakHiC1v2, whole genome shotgun sequence encodes:
- the LOC138912181 gene encoding uncharacterized protein, translating into MISQYLGDQQNTWDTLLPELTLALNSNVSDSTGYNPAFLLQGREPRLPKAWYDQVTPGTGTVPQTATEKAEHLREIYRIVQGNTQKASKDQGRQYNLRHREWRPAMNSLVLVRQHHLLKAYESFAAKLAPKFDGPYKVVAFTSPNIETMNSKTMTTKTQEARAFQGVIIRINQQNFVNDHC